In Pseudomonas coleopterorum, the genomic window GCCCCGGCTGCGCCAGCGCGGCCAGAGCACACCGCTGGCGGCATTGCCGCGCGGCCACCACAGGTACAGGCCGGAGATCACCAGCACGATGCCCCAGCCGGCAGCCAGCTCGATCAGCCGGTCACCCACTGTGCCGATCATCAGCTCGCCATGCAGGGCCCTCGCCACGGCCTGCAGGTTCCACTTGGCGTCCTGCTCGCCCAGCAGCTCGCCGGTGTAGGGATTGAGGAATACGTTCAACTCATGGCCATCGGCATGCACCACGAACTGGGCGCTGCGTTCGGCGGCACTGGGCGGCAGGTACTGACCGATGGTGCCACGCGGGTAAGCATTGTGCGTGCGCAACAGCAGTTCGTCGGCACTCAGGCGCTGTTCGGCCACCGGCACCACCAGCAGATCGCGGTACATCCACGGGTCCAGTTGCGGCTTGAACAGGTAGATGATCCCGGTCAGCGCCAGCAGGATCATGAACGGCGCGACGAACAGCCCGGCGTAGAAGTGCCAGCGCCAGGCAAGGTTGTAGAAAGAGGTTTTCATGGGTGAAAGGTATTCCAACGGTATCGTTGTGCTCAACGTTGACCAATGCACTGCCAATGCCGACCTGTGGAAGCGGGGCGGACGACGAGTCCTCTACCCGCGAATAGGCCTGCGCAGACACCGCATCAGCTCACAGTCATTGGGATTCGACGATCACACCATTGAGGGCGGTGCACGCGTGCGCGCACCGGGAAACACCGCGTGGGTCGCATGTCCCTGGCGAGGCTGGGCAACGAAGACGCTCTGCGGGCGCTGCGAAGTTGCACCCGCGATACCCAGCGTCTGTGGCAGCGCCGGGCAGTGGAAGAACAGGCTGCAATAACCGCATTTCTCCATCAGCACATGCAGCTCGCCCCCAGCCGTGGCGCTGCCATGGTGCTCGCCATGGGCCTCGTGCTGCATGGCAGGCATGGCGCCGTCCATGGGCATGGCGGACCGCGTGTGGTCCATCGGCATCGACTGGGAAATCAACGGCCCGATGAACATCATCAGCACTGCAAAGAGGCTGATCCAGCTGGCGCGGGCCTGGGCAGAAGGCCGGGAAGAAGAGCGCCTGGCGCTCAGGTCGCTCATCGGCTCAATGCGCATGCTCGTCGGCATCGTCCTGCACCGGCGCCTGGGTGAGCACCTGCACCTCGACCACGAAATTCCCCGCCTTGGCGAAGTGCAGGGTCAGCGGGAAATGCTGGCCCGCCTGCAAGGGGCTGCTCAGCTTGAGGTCCAGCAGCATCACGTGAAATGCCATGGGCGCGAACACTGCGTGGCCGCTGGCCGGAATGGTCACGCCCTGAACCTGCTGCATCTTCATCATGCCGTCCTGGTTGATGTGCTGATGCAGTTGCGCGTCACCGGCGATCGGCGTGTCGATGCTGGTCAGGGTGTCGTCGTCCAGCCCGCGGTTGCGCAATTCGAAATACACCGCGACGGTGGGCGCGTTGGGCGGCAGCTCCTGTGCCCAGGGTTCGACGATCAGCAGGTCACCGGCCTTGTATTGGCGGGCGTCGCCCTGCGCGGCGGCAGCGAGCAGCATGAGCACACAGGCAGACCAGAACCTTTTCATCGCAGACACCCCGGTACGAAAGCCGCCATTGTAGCAGCGGTGCAAGCCGCGTCGGCGGTCAACGCAGTAAATCTGGTGCGTTACTGGGCGTATTGATTCATGTGCGCCAGCAGCGTTGCTGCATTCGTGAAGGTGCGATCCACCTGCGGCAGGGGCGGGCGCTTGAGCACCAGCACCGGAAGCCCCAACTCCCGCGCCACCTGCAACTTGGGCTCGGTCGCACCGCTGCCGCTGTTCTTGCTGATCAGCACATCGATAAGGCGCTGGGCGAACAAGGCGCGTTCGTCTTCCAGGCGAAAGGGGCCGCGGGCGCCGATCACCTCGCAACGCGCCGTGCCGGGGTAGGGGTCCAGCGCTCGCAAGGTCCAATGCTGATGGGGTGGAATCTCCTGCAGGTGTTCCAGCGGCTCGCGACCCAGGGTGAACAGCGGTCGCTGGAACGGGGCCAGCGCCTGCACCAGTTCAGCCCAGTCGGTCACTTCTCTCCAGTCGTCACCCGCCTGAGGCTGCCAGGCCGGACGTCGCAGCGCCCAGCACTCGATACCCGCCAGGCCGGCCGCCTTGGCCGCATTGGCGCTGATCTGGGCGGCATAGGGGTGAGTCGCGTCAACCAGCAGCGTAATACCTTCGCTGCTGATGTACGTCGCCAGCCCTTCGGCCCCGCCATACCCGCCGACGCGCACCTGACAGCGCAGGTCGGTGGGCACGCGACCCACGCCGGCCAGGCTGTAGACGTGCTCCGTGCTCAAGGTCCGAGCGATCGCCAAGGCTTCGGTCACGCCACCCAGCAGCAGGATGCGCTTCATGGAGCGACCCCCGCCTGCCCGACGATCCCGCCCTGACGGTCGATGGCGAACACCTCCACCTGCACCCGATCCTGCACCACGCTGCGGGCGAACCGCCAGGCATGACGACAGACTTCATCGCCCAGCTTCACACCTTCGGCATGGGCCAGGGCCAAGGCTTGCTGGCTGGTATTGGCCGCGCGGATACGCGCCTGCAGATCCGCATCGGCGCCGATGTCGCTGGCCCAACCCGCCAGTTGCGGCAGGTCGATGCTCGAATGACGGCTGTGCAGGTCCATGTGTCCGGCCGCCAGCTTGCTGATCTTGCCGAAACCGCCGCACAGGCTGAGTTTGTCCAAGGGTACTTTGCGTACGTGTTTGAGCACTGCACCGACGAAGTCGCCCATCTCGATCAAGGCAATCTCGGGCAGCGCGTAGACCTGGCGCATGGTGTCCTCGCTGGCATTGCCGGTGCACGCGGCGATGTGCCGGTAGCCGTTGGTGGTCGCTACATCGATGCCCTGATGGATGGAGGCGATATAGGCCGCGCACGAAAAAGGCCGCACGATACCGCTGGTGCCCAGGATCGACAGCCCGCCGAGGATGCCCAGGCGTGGGTTCATGGTCTTGAGCGCCAGGCTGGCGCCGTTCTCGACGTTGACGGTGACCTGAAAGCCGCCGCCGTAGCCGTGCTCTTCGGCCAGGCGGGTCAAGTGTTCACCGATCATCCGCCGTGGAACCGGATTGATCGCCGGTTCACCCACGCCCAGCACCAGCCCTGGACGGGTGACGGTCCCCACGCCTTCGCCCGCCACGAAGTGAATGCCGGGCGCATCGAGCAGACGCACCTGGGTGTACAACAGGGCGCCGTGGGTCACATCCGGATCGTCGCCGCCGTCCTTGAGGGTCCCGGCTTCGGCACCGTCGGCATTCAGCCGACAGAACTCCAGGCGCATCGACACCTGCTTGCCCTTGGGCAGCACGATATGCACCGCATCGCTGGCGCCACCGCCCAGCAACAGCCGCGCCGCCGCCAGACTGGTCGCCGTGGCGCAGCTGCCGGTGGTCAGGCCGCTGCGCAACGGGGCCGGTTGCTCCGCCGTTTCTTCACGCATCGAGGGGCTTGACCGTGTCGAGCAGGGTGATCGGCAACGCCTGGCGCCAGGTGTCGAACTCGCCCAGCGGGGCCGCCTGGGCAATGTGCAGCCGGGTCAGGTCGCCACCGTAGCGCTCGCGCCACTGCGCCAGGGCCAGTTCACTCTGCAGGGTGACCGCGTTGGCCACCAGGCGACCGCCGGGTTTGAGCGCTGCCCAGCAATCGGCCAGCACGTTCTCGCGGGTCACGCCGCCGCCGACGAAGATCGCGTCGGGTGCGGGCAAACCGGCCAGCGCGCCCGGCGCCCGCCCGCGCACCAGTTGCAGGCCGGGCACACCCAAGGCATCGCGGTTGTGTTCGATAAAGGCCTGTCGACCTTCGTCGGACTCGACCGCGATGGCGCGGCAGCTGGGATGTGCGCGCATCCATTCGATGCCGATCGAGCCACAGCCGGCGCCCACGTCCCACAGCAGCTCGCCCGGTCGGGGCGCCAGGCGCGCCAGGGTCACCGCGCGAATGTCGCGCTTGGTCAGTTGGCCGTCGTGGCGAAAGGCAGTGTCGGGCAGGCCGGCCAGCGGGGACAGACGCGGGGCGTCCGGGCTGGCCTGGCATTCGATGGCGATGAGGTTCAGCGCGGCGATCTCGGGAAAATCATCGGCGGCGCTACCGTCGATGCGCCGTTCCTTGGCCCCCCCCAGGTGTTCCAGCACGGTTACGCGGCTGAGGCCGAAGCCGCGCTCGCGCAGCAACTGGGCCACGGCCTGCGGGCTCGTGCCATCGTTGCTCAGGACCAGCAGGCGCTGGCCGCTGTACAGGTGCGCAGCCACCGCCGCTACCGGGCGCGCCACTACCGAGAGGGTGACCACGTCCTGCAGCGCCCAGCCCAGGCGCGCGGCGGCCAGCGAATAGGAAGACGGCGAGGGCAGCACGTGCATCTGCTCGGCTGGAATCTGTCGCGCCAGACTGGCGCCCACGCCGTAGAGCATCGGGTCACCACTGGCCAGTACGCAGACCGCCTCGCCGGGTTCGGCCAGCACGGCGTCGAGGCTGAACGGGCTGGGCCAGGCGACCCGGCTACCGACGATGCAGCGCGGCAGCAATTCGAGCTGGCGCGGGCTGCCGACGATGCGCCGGGCGCTCAGCAGCGCGCGCCGTGCCTGTTTGCCCAGGCCCGCAAAACCGTCTTCACCGATACCTACCAGGGTCAGCCAGGCCGACATGAATATCCCTCATACAAAACTATTCCGACGGGCAGACTTTTCATGCCTTCGGCCAAAGCAGGCATAATACCGCGCCTTACCCTTTCCAGTGGTTTTTCGCGCGTGTCCGGTGCCCCTTTGAACAAGACCTCGAACGTTGTCCGCCCCTCGGCGTGTCCGGGGTTGCTGCGTATCGTTCAGGCATTGGACGGAGGCATCTGTCGCATCAAGCTGGCCGGTGGCGAGTTGCGCGCCGACCAGGCCGATGCCGTAGCCGAAGCGGCCGAGCGCCATGCCGAAGGCACGATCGAGGCGACCAACCGCGCCAACCTGCAGATCCGTGGCATCGGCGAGCAGCGCCAGGCCCTGATCGAGCATCTGCTGCAGGCCGGTCTGGGCCCGCGAGAGGCAGCCGGCGACGATGTACGCAATGTCATGCTCAGCCCCACGGCTGGCATCGACCCTCAACAGGTGGCGGATACACGCCCGTTGGCCGCGAAGATCATCCACAGCCTGGAAACCGAGCCGCGCTTTCATGCGTTGTCGGCCAAGTTCGCTGTGCAACTGCAGGGCGGCGAGCGTCTGGCGATGCTCGATCACCACCATGACCTGTGGCTGTCGGCCTTCGAGCGAGACGGGCAGTGCATGTGGGCGTTCGGCCTGGCCGGCTGCCCCGGAAGCGACGCTGCCGTGGGCGCAGTGCCCTTCGACCAGGGCCATGCCCTGGTGGTGGCGGTGCTGGAGCAATTCCTCGAACGGGCGCGACCGGAGCACACGCGCATGCGCGATCTGCTCGCCGATGAGGACGCCTTTTTCGCAGGCAAAGGGCTCAGCCACCCGCCCCGCCATCAACACAGCAGCAGCAGCAGCAGCAGCGCCGCGGTCCTTGTGGGAGCGGGCTCTGCCCGCGAAGAGGCCGCCACTGACACGCTTCAGGCATTCCTCAGCACCCTGGGTCTGCCTGTTTGCCCTGCACCACTGGAAAAGCCGCTGTCCACCTTCAAACTGGGCATCCAGCCACAGCGCCAATCGGGCCTGAGCTTCATCAGCACCCTGGCCCCCCTGGGACGTCTGACCCCAGCCATGCTGCACGGCGCCGCCCAGCTCGCTCGCGACCACGGCAACGGCACCCTGCGCATGACCCCCTGGCAAGGCCTGCTGTTGCCTGATCTACACGAGCCTGAGCCAGTGCTCCGAGCCTTGACCGAGTTGGGTTTCATCACCGGTTCGCAGCAGCCCCTCGCCGCCATGATCGCCTGCACGGGCGCCAGCGGCTGTGCCAAGGGCCTGGCCGATACCAAGGCTGACGCCGTGCGGCTGGCCGCCCTGTTGTCCGATCAAGCGCCGCTGAGCGTCCATCTGAGTGGCTGTTCTCGCTCATGCGCCGCCGCCCATGTCGCTCCGGCGACCCTGCTGGCCAGTACCGCCGGCCACTACGACCTGTATCTACGCGCAGCCGGGGTACCCGGATTCGGGACTCTGCTCGCGCGCCATCTTTCACTGGATGCGGCCGCTGCCCTGCTGCGCGACCGCTCACGGAGCGACACCCATGATTGACTACATCCGCGATGGTCAGGAGATCTATCGCAACTCCTTCGCCATCATTCGTGCCGAAGCGAAGCTGGACCAGATCCCCGCCGACCTGGAAAAACTCGCCGTGCGGGTCATTCACGCCTGCGGCATGGTCGATGTCGTCCAGGACCTGCGTTTCTCTCCCGGTGCCGGCAAGGCCGGACGCGATGCCCTGGCCGCCGGTGCACCCATCCTGTGCGACGCGCGCATGGTCGCCGAAGGCATCACGCGCGCGCGCCTGCCCGCCAACAACCCAGTGATCTGCACCCTCAAGGACGACAGCGTGCCCGCCCTGGCCCAGGCCCTGGGCAATACCCGTTCGGCGGCAGCGCTGGAGCTGTGGCGGCCCCATCTGGCCGGCTCGGTGGTGGTCATCGGCAACGCGCCGACCGCGCTGTTCCACCTGCTTGACATGATCGATGCCGGCGCGCCCAAGCCCGCTCTGATCCTGGGCTTTCCGGTCGGCTTCGTCGGCGCTGCCGAGTCCAAGGCCATGCTCGCGGCCGACAGCCGTGGCGTGCCGTTCGTCATCGTCGAAGGTCGCAAGGGCGGTAGCGCCATGGCGGCTGCAGCGGTCAATGCACTGGCCACGGAGGTCGAGTGATGCAACCGCGTGGCCGTCTGCTGGGACTGGGCGTAGGCCCGGGCGATCCCGAACTGATCACCGTGAAAGCGCTGCGCCTGTTGCGCGAGGCGCCCGTGGTGGCCTATTTCGTCGCCAAGGGCAAGAAGGGCAATGCCTTCGGTATCATCGAGGATCATTTGCAGGCGCAGCAGACCTTGCTGCCGCTGGTCTACCCGGTCACCACCGAGGCACTGCCCGCGCCCCTGTCCTATGAACAGGTGATCAGCGATTTCTACGACGCCGCCAGCCTGGACGTCGCCGCGCACCTGGATGCCGGCCGCGATGTGGCGGTGATCTGCGAAGGTGATCCGTTCTTCTATGGCTCCTACATGTACCTGCACGACCGGCTCGCCGAGCGCTATGAGGCCCAGGTGATTCCCGGCGTCTGCTCGATGCTCGGTGGGGCCTCGGTCCTGGGTGCGCCGCTGGTGTACCGTAATCAGAGCCTCTCGGTGCTGTCGGGCGTGCTCCCGGCGGATGACCTCAAGCGTCGTCTGGCCGACGCCGATGCTGCGGTGATCATGAAGCTGGGCCGCAACTTCCACAAAGTCCGCGAAGTGCTGGCCGAACTGGGTCTGGCCGAGCGTGCGCTGTACGTCGAACGCGCCACCATGGCCAACCAGAAGATCGTCCCCCTGGCCGAAGTCGATCCGACCTCGTCGCCGTATTTTTCCTTGATCATCGTTCCGGGTGAGAGGTGGCAAGGCTGATGAACGCTCCAGCAATCGTGATTCTCGGCAGTGGCGCACTGGCCACCGCGCGGCGCCTGCAGCAATGCTATCCACAGGCGCTGATCCACGGCCTGGTCGAGCGCGTGACCGATGTCGACTGCAGCTACCAGGATTTCGGTGCCACCTTGCGTCAGCTGTATCAGCAAGACACGCCGATCATCGCCCTGTGCGCGGCAGGTATCGTCATCCGCAGCCTGGCGCCGGTCCTGCTGGAGAAGGGCGCCGAGCCTCCGGTGCTGGCCGTGGCCGAGGACGGCAGCGCCGTCGTGCCGTTGTTGGGAGGCCTGGCCGGGGGCAACGTGCTGGCTCGTGAAATCGCTGCAGGGCTGGGCATCGCCGCCGCGATCACCACCAGCGGCGAATTGCGCTTCGGCACCTGCCTGCTCAATCCGCCCAGTGGCTACGCCCTGGCCGATCTGGAACTGGGCAAGCGCTTCGTTTCCGATCTGCTGGCCGGCGAAGCCGTGCGTGTCGAAGGCGCAGCGCCATGGCTGGCCGAGGCGCGCCTGCCCGAGGATGCCCAGGCGCGGCTGACCATCCATGTCGGCAGCGAGGCGCGGCAGCCCTCGGCCAACGAACTGCTCATCCACCCACGCAACGTGCTGGTCGCGGTGAGTGCGGCGCAGCCCGAACTGGCCGAGTCCGTGCGTGACGCGCTGCAGCACGGCGGCATTGCCCTGCCATCCCTGGCGTGCCTGTTGGCGAACGAGTGCGACATGGCTGATCCGGTATTGCATGAAGCCGCGGCAGCGTTGGCCGTGCCGCTGCGCTTTGCCGCGGTGCAAGGCTCGCTGGCACAACTGGCCCTCCAAGCAATGCCGAAGTCGTCCCCCATCGCGATCGGCGAGCACCTGGCGATCGCCGTGGCCGATCAGCCGTTGGACATTGCCAGCATCGGTCTGCCGCGCGGACGTCTGGCGGTGATCGGCCTGGGTCCCGGCGCTGCCGATCTCATGGTCCCGGCGGTCAAAGCGGAGCTGGCACGTGCCAATGACGTGCTGGGGTACGAGACCTATGTCCGCATGGCCGGCCCGTTCCGCGCCGATCAGGTGCTGCACTGCACCGACAACCGCGAAGAAATGCAACGTGCACGCCATGCGTTCGAGTTGGCGGCTCAGGGCCGCTCGGTGGTGGTGGTCTCGTCCGGTGACCCTGGCGTGTTCGCCATGGCGGCCGCCGTGCTGGAGGCGCTGCATGAATCCACCGACCCGCGCTGGCACGCGGTGGAGTTGGAGATGCTGCCGGGCGTTTCGGCCTCCCTGGCCACCGCAGCACAGGCCGGCGCACCGCTGGGCCACGATTTCTGCGTGCTGTCGCTCTCCGACAACCTCAAACCGTGGGCCATCATCGAGAAGCGTCTGGACCTGGCCTGCGAGGCCGACCTGGCCCTGGCGTTCTACAACCCGATTTCCCGCTCGCGCCCATGGCAATTGGGCAAGGCCCTGGACATCGTTCGCCAGCATCGCGCCCCTACTACCCCCATCGTTCTGGGGCGAGACATCGGCCGGCCCGGCCAGACCCTGCGCGTCATCACCCTGGGCGAGTTGACCCCCGAGCAGGTGGACATGCGCACCATGGTCCTGGTGGGTTCCTCCACCACCTGCACCTTCGCCAAGGCCGCAGGCGGCACCTGGGTCTATACC contains:
- a CDS encoding DUF2946 domain-containing protein, with protein sequence MRIEPMSDLSARRSSSRPSAQARASWISLFAVLMMFIGPLISQSMPMDHTRSAMPMDGAMPAMQHEAHGEHHGSATAGGELHVLMEKCGYCSLFFHCPALPQTLGIAGATSQRPQSVFVAQPRQGHATHAVFPGARTRAPPSMV
- a CDS encoding copper chaperone PCu(A)C, which produces MKRFWSACVLMLLAAAAQGDARQYKAGDLLIVEPWAQELPPNAPTVAVYFELRNRGLDDDTLTSIDTPIAGDAQLHQHINQDGMMKMQQVQGVTIPASGHAVFAPMAFHVMLLDLKLSSPLQAGQHFPLTLHFAKAGNFVVEVQVLTQAPVQDDADEHAH
- a CDS encoding cobalt-precorrin-6A reductase is translated as MKRILLLGGVTEALAIARTLSTEHVYSLAGVGRVPTDLRCQVRVGGYGGAEGLATYISSEGITLLVDATHPYAAQISANAAKAAGLAGIECWALRRPAWQPQAGDDWREVTDWAELVQALAPFQRPLFTLGREPLEHLQEIPPHQHWTLRALDPYPGTARCEVIGARGPFRLEDERALFAQRLIDVLISKNSGSGATEPKLQVARELGLPVLVLKRPPLPQVDRTFTNAATLLAHMNQYAQ
- a CDS encoding cobalt-precorrin-5B (C(1))-methyltransferase, which gives rise to MREETAEQPAPLRSGLTTGSCATATSLAAARLLLGGGASDAVHIVLPKGKQVSMRLEFCRLNADGAEAGTLKDGGDDPDVTHGALLYTQVRLLDAPGIHFVAGEGVGTVTRPGLVLGVGEPAINPVPRRMIGEHLTRLAEEHGYGGGFQVTVNVENGASLALKTMNPRLGILGGLSILGTSGIVRPFSCAAYIASIHQGIDVATTNGYRHIAACTGNASEDTMRQVYALPEIALIEMGDFVGAVLKHVRKVPLDKLSLCGGFGKISKLAAGHMDLHSRHSSIDLPQLAGWASDIGADADLQARIRAANTSQQALALAHAEGVKLGDEVCRHAWRFARSVVQDRVQVEVFAIDRQGGIVGQAGVAP
- the cbiE gene encoding precorrin-6y C5,15-methyltransferase (decarboxylating) subunit CbiE, producing the protein MSAWLTLVGIGEDGFAGLGKQARRALLSARRIVGSPRQLELLPRCIVGSRVAWPSPFSLDAVLAEPGEAVCVLASGDPMLYGVGASLARQIPAEQMHVLPSPSSYSLAAARLGWALQDVVTLSVVARPVAAVAAHLYSGQRLLVLSNDGTSPQAVAQLLRERGFGLSRVTVLEHLGGAKERRIDGSAADDFPEIAALNLIAIECQASPDAPRLSPLAGLPDTAFRHDGQLTKRDIRAVTLARLAPRPGELLWDVGAGCGSIGIEWMRAHPSCRAIAVESDEGRQAFIEHNRDALGVPGLQLVRGRAPGALAGLPAPDAIFVGGGVTRENVLADCWAALKPGGRLVANAVTLQSELALAQWRERYGGDLTRLHIAQAAPLGEFDTWRQALPITLLDTVKPLDA
- the cobG gene encoding precorrin-3B synthase; amino-acid sequence: MPSAKAGIIPRLTLSSGFSRVSGAPLNKTSNVVRPSACPGLLRIVQALDGGICRIKLAGGELRADQADAVAEAAERHAEGTIEATNRANLQIRGIGEQRQALIEHLLQAGLGPREAAGDDVRNVMLSPTAGIDPQQVADTRPLAAKIIHSLETEPRFHALSAKFAVQLQGGERLAMLDHHHDLWLSAFERDGQCMWAFGLAGCPGSDAAVGAVPFDQGHALVVAVLEQFLERARPEHTRMRDLLADEDAFFAGKGLSHPPRHQHSSSSSSSAAVLVGAGSAREEAATDTLQAFLSTLGLPVCPAPLEKPLSTFKLGIQPQRQSGLSFISTLAPLGRLTPAMLHGAAQLARDHGNGTLRMTPWQGLLLPDLHEPEPVLRALTELGFITGSQQPLAAMIACTGASGCAKGLADTKADAVRLAALLSDQAPLSVHLSGCSRSCAAAHVAPATLLASTAGHYDLYLRAAGVPGFGTLLARHLSLDAAAALLRDRSRSDTHD
- a CDS encoding precorrin-8X methylmutase; this translates as MIDYIRDGQEIYRNSFAIIRAEAKLDQIPADLEKLAVRVIHACGMVDVVQDLRFSPGAGKAGRDALAAGAPILCDARMVAEGITRARLPANNPVICTLKDDSVPALAQALGNTRSAAALELWRPHLAGSVVVIGNAPTALFHLLDMIDAGAPKPALILGFPVGFVGAAESKAMLAADSRGVPFVIVEGRKGGSAMAAAAVNALATEVE
- a CDS encoding precorrin-2 C(20)-methyltransferase gives rise to the protein MQPRGRLLGLGVGPGDPELITVKALRLLREAPVVAYFVAKGKKGNAFGIIEDHLQAQQTLLPLVYPVTTEALPAPLSYEQVISDFYDAASLDVAAHLDAGRDVAVICEGDPFFYGSYMYLHDRLAERYEAQVIPGVCSMLGGASVLGAPLVYRNQSLSVLSGVLPADDLKRRLADADAAVIMKLGRNFHKVREVLAELGLAERALYVERATMANQKIVPLAEVDPTSSPYFSLIIVPGERWQG
- the cobJ gene encoding precorrin-3B C(17)-methyltransferase, which translates into the protein MNAPAIVILGSGALATARRLQQCYPQALIHGLVERVTDVDCSYQDFGATLRQLYQQDTPIIALCAAGIVIRSLAPVLLEKGAEPPVLAVAEDGSAVVPLLGGLAGGNVLAREIAAGLGIAAAITTSGELRFGTCLLNPPSGYALADLELGKRFVSDLLAGEAVRVEGAAPWLAEARLPEDAQARLTIHVGSEARQPSANELLIHPRNVLVAVSAAQPELAESVRDALQHGGIALPSLACLLANECDMADPVLHEAAAALAVPLRFAAVQGSLAQLALQAMPKSSPIAIGEHLAIAVADQPLDIASIGLPRGRLAVIGLGPGAADLMVPAVKAELARANDVLGYETYVRMAGPFRADQVLHCTDNREEMQRARHAFELAAQGRSVVVVSSGDPGVFAMAAAVLEALHESTDPRWHAVELEMLPGVSASLATAAQAGAPLGHDFCVLSLSDNLKPWAIIEKRLDLACEADLALAFYNPISRSRPWQLGKALDIVRQHRAPTTPIVLGRDIGRPGQTLRVITLGELTPEQVDMRTMVLVGSSTTCTFAKAAGGTWVYTPRWYGSKP